One genomic segment of Actinoplanes ianthinogenes includes these proteins:
- the kaiC gene encoding circadian clock protein KaiC, producing the protein MTDGRDIPRTPTGISGFLQVSLGGLPAGRATLVTGTTGSGKTLFALEFLARGIANFDEPGVFVTFEETADDIRRNAASFGFDIAVWEAEGKWAFVDVSSTTIGEPIIIGSYDFSALIARVGDAVRRIGARRVSIDSLGAIFTRFPDLAVVRREVLRLVGSLEQLQVTAIVTAERATEHDGVSRYGVEEFAVDNVIVLRNNLQAERRRRTIEIVKFRGAAHRTGEWLFTIDPRDGMVVIPLAFLVPRDRAAETKVSTGNPELDEMCGGGVYRDGVILLTGPTGMGKTLSALRFVAAGTAAGERCLLYSFDETREQLSRNAGTWGLDLASMERSGQLRVICEYPEVASLEDHFLRLHRALEEFHPHRLVIDTLSALERIVTPRGLLDFVLALVGLLRQREVTTLLTAAPVGRTTSTITPAIATEIASLVDTSIVLRYVEAPGRIMRVITVIQTRGSAHDDSVREVTVDHDGLHIGPPARALTQVLTGSPFNPPGFAYGVGPEPEDGLGERHDG; encoded by the coding sequence ATGACTGACGGGCGCGACATTCCGCGCACACCGACCGGGATCAGCGGTTTCCTCCAGGTGAGCCTGGGTGGCCTGCCCGCGGGCCGGGCGACGCTGGTGACCGGGACGACCGGCAGCGGCAAGACCCTGTTCGCCCTGGAGTTCCTGGCCCGGGGCATCGCGAACTTCGACGAGCCGGGCGTGTTCGTCACGTTCGAGGAGACCGCCGACGACATCCGCCGCAACGCCGCCTCGTTCGGCTTCGACATCGCGGTGTGGGAGGCCGAGGGCAAGTGGGCGTTCGTCGACGTGTCGAGCACGACGATCGGCGAGCCCATCATCATCGGCTCGTACGACTTCAGCGCGCTGATCGCCCGGGTCGGGGACGCCGTGCGCCGGATCGGCGCGCGGCGGGTGTCGATCGACTCGCTGGGCGCCATCTTCACCCGTTTCCCGGACCTCGCCGTCGTACGCCGCGAGGTGCTGCGCCTGGTCGGCTCGCTCGAACAGCTCCAGGTCACCGCGATCGTCACCGCCGAACGCGCTACCGAGCACGACGGCGTGTCACGCTACGGCGTCGAGGAGTTCGCGGTCGACAACGTCATCGTGCTGCGCAACAACCTGCAGGCCGAACGCCGCCGCCGGACCATCGAGATCGTCAAGTTCCGCGGCGCGGCACACCGGACCGGGGAGTGGCTGTTCACCATCGACCCGCGCGACGGCATGGTCGTCATCCCGCTGGCGTTCCTGGTGCCGCGCGACCGGGCCGCCGAGACCAAGGTCTCCACCGGCAACCCGGAGCTGGACGAGATGTGCGGTGGCGGCGTCTACCGCGACGGCGTCATCCTGCTGACCGGCCCCACCGGCATGGGCAAGACCCTGAGCGCGTTGCGGTTCGTCGCCGCCGGCACGGCCGCCGGTGAGCGGTGCCTGCTCTACTCGTTCGACGAGACCCGTGAGCAGCTCAGTCGCAACGCCGGCACCTGGGGGCTCGACCTCGCCTCGATGGAGCGGAGCGGCCAGTTGCGGGTCATCTGCGAATACCCGGAGGTCGCCTCGCTGGAGGATCACTTCCTGCGGCTGCACCGGGCCCTCGAGGAGTTCCACCCGCACCGGCTGGTCATCGACACCCTCTCCGCGCTGGAACGCATCGTCACCCCGCGGGGCCTGCTCGACTTCGTGCTCGCCCTGGTCGGGCTGCTGCGCCAGCGTGAGGTCACGACGCTGCTCACCGCGGCGCCGGTCGGCCGCACCACGTCCACCATCACGCCCGCGATCGCCACCGAGATCGCCAGTCTGGTCGACACGTCGATCGTGCTGCGCTACGTCGAGGCGCCGGGGCGGATCATGCGGGTGATCACGGTGATCCAGACCCGCGGCTCCGCGCACGACGACAGCGTCCGCGAGGTCACCGTGGACCACGACGGCCTGCACATCGGCCCGCCCGCCCGCGCGCTCACCCAGGTGCTCACCGGTTCTCCGTTCAACCCGCCCGGGTTCGCGTACGGGGTCGGCCCGGAACCCGAGGACGGGCTCGGCGAGAGGCACGATGGCTGA
- a CDS encoding circadian clock KaiB family protein: MSPENLPTGGVDRHRERDAAEQTVYLFRLCIAGGREQSAAAEVNLRAVCNSRLPGRYQVEIVDTVDRPDLAERYGILATPTVIRLAPLPQLRVIGDLSDRLRLALALGIPDLSTADGSSHD; encoded by the coding sequence ATGTCCCCGGAAAATCTCCCGACCGGTGGCGTGGACCGGCACCGGGAGCGAGACGCCGCGGAACAGACCGTCTACCTGTTCCGGCTGTGCATCGCCGGCGGCCGCGAGCAGTCCGCCGCCGCCGAGGTGAACCTGCGCGCGGTGTGCAACAGCCGTCTGCCCGGCCGGTACCAGGTCGAGATCGTCGACACTGTGGACCGGCCCGATCTGGCCGAGCGGTACGGCATCCTGGCGACCCCGACCGTGATCCGGCTGGCTCCCCTGCCCCAGCTGCGGGTGATCGGCGACCTGTCCGATCGGCTGCGCCTGGCGCTCGCTCTCGGCATCCCGGACCTGTCGACCGCGGATGGGAGTTCCCATGACTGA
- a CDS encoding response regulator transcription factor, with the protein MGPVSPPDGRRIVDTQPLEPLRAELTRPVVLLVDDDADLVTMAEAFLHRDGFTLWTAGDARGAAALLREHPIDLLVLDLGLPDGNGLDFLRGVRAGRHLPVIIVTGWAEERERVVGLELGADDYVVKPVSLPELAARIRAVLRRTRAPADRPVHEFGRLTIDNRSREATVDGERLALTPLEYTLLAFLAAAPRQVFSAGQLLTHVWGTEPGREDHSAIAEHVYRIRRKLTAAGVTTPKIVTVRRVGYRLDP; encoded by the coding sequence ATGGGCCCGGTATCGCCGCCGGATGGCCGGCGGATAGTCGACACTCAACCGCTCGAGCCCCTGCGTGCGGAGCTGACCCGCCCGGTCGTCCTGCTGGTGGACGACGACGCCGACCTGGTCACGATGGCCGAGGCGTTCCTGCACCGCGACGGCTTCACCCTGTGGACGGCCGGCGACGCCCGGGGCGCGGCCGCGCTGCTCCGTGAGCACCCCATCGACCTGCTCGTGCTCGACCTCGGCCTGCCCGACGGCAACGGCCTGGACTTCCTGCGCGGGGTCCGGGCCGGCCGGCACCTCCCGGTGATCATCGTGACCGGCTGGGCCGAGGAGCGCGAACGCGTTGTCGGGCTGGAGCTCGGCGCGGACGACTACGTGGTCAAGCCGGTCTCCCTGCCGGAGCTGGCCGCCCGGATCCGGGCCGTGTTGCGCCGCACCCGGGCACCGGCCGACCGGCCGGTGCACGAGTTCGGGCGGTTGACCATCGACAACCGGTCCCGCGAGGCGACCGTCGACGGCGAGCGACTGGCGCTGACCCCGCTGGAGTACACCCTGCTGGCGTTCCTGGCCGCCGCGCCGCGGCAGGTGTTCAGCGCCGGCCAGCTGCTGACCCACGTGTGGGGCACGGAGCCCGGACGGGAGGACCACTCCGCAATCGCCGAGCACGTCTACCGCATCCGGCGCAAGCTCACCGCCGCCGGTGTCACCACCCCGAAGATCGTCACGGTCCGCCGCGTCGGATATCGGCTGGACCCGTGA